The following proteins come from a genomic window of Leptotrichia sp. oral taxon 215 str. W9775:
- a CDS encoding OmpA family protein has product PEDKGPDQQIVVMDERALNFDFDKSVVKPQYFEMLHKFIEYVNFNDYEVVIEGHTDSKGTNAYNMALGMRRAQSVKAKLLEFGMDPSRIVGTVSKGEEEPVATNTTDEGRAQNRRIEFKLSRRGSQQ; this is encoded by the coding sequence TCCCTGAAGATAAGGGACCTGACCAGCAGATAGTGGTAATGGATGAAAGGGCATTGAACTTTGATTTTGATAAATCAGTAGTAAAACCACAATACTTTGAAATGTTACATAAATTTATAGAATATGTAAACTTCAATGACTACGAAGTAGTAATAGAAGGACATACAGATTCAAAAGGAACAAATGCTTACAACATGGCACTTGGAATGAGAAGGGCACAAAGTGTAAAAGCTAAGTTGCTGGAATTTGGAATGGATCCAAGCAGAATAGTGGGAACAGTATCAAAAGGAGAAGAAGAACCGGTAGCAACAAACACAACAGACGAAGGAAGAGCACAAAACAGAAGAATAGAATTCAAGCTTTCAAGAAGAGGAAGCCAGCAGTAA
- a CDS encoding autotransporter-associated N-terminal domain-containing protein, which translates to MNNNLKRIEKELRAFAKKCKDIKYNSALLFSFLVTGSLSLSANGKDDVETAKRGLQTSITDMKKLFKEAKAENDKLMKDSNLELVQLMEQGDHVVKSPWSSWQFGINGFYNNWRGTYKGRGDKADKYAYEGILTRDTNLFNRYVPVSSSNYSLLSTGSDPRSASSNLRNGIKSYGLSSTRLTEEPPLEISVNAGINPKSVNKVPLNITAKVANAVTLPETVSFSPILPDIPVINSPNVVIKDVTLSPLWNADGPVPDTQYIYKSGTNVIKAGSTYNLKTDYQNPGFGTYNRTKTFSANEVLKTSDGEDYTAASGYAARGGMRDYTYGAIFEFIGGDHTIEGLTLEVDTVRDRNGTIIEGVRAISTDGNNNLKVRNKSNIKLSADKVVGFATDEDPNGAGNLRQLINDTDGLIYSTGKQNVSFILVKEQDNPAATHEHINNGKIIMDGDESYAFAFSKTNGVHPNVYITHNINNGEIVMAGKENYGFALGAGRVYKVADSYIDNTAGGTISMLGNKSMAIIAQSDMDHANNAGTINIAGSESYGMYTESATSMTNTGIINIADYTKNFTSSNAGGKWLDNKEYSATNAKKSIGIASGKVGSTITNAGDINISTGENNIGAYTNIGNVVNSGNINITAGENIGMYVAGTGTGTNTNTGKVTVTSDGSIGMMTTGTGTLTNAGELTVTGGNNAANTRGTIGMSAGIGSTIDSSTGKATIDVKGDKSTGVYSDGTLKLGESTVKTSDKAVNYFAGNNGKIEIVAGKTSTATTGQSSLLFYTEGNGKILVNGTMNATIKGGTTPALRGTAFYYKSPGASYGVFDKDTVKNYFDTSFGNGAGTSTLNNLTLNMEQGSRLFVASNVAMNLSDTDATALMSQVTTQKPLITGSNDYKTFMLYLSKLNINQAVNLDNPNDAYNQLEIANSTVENANNIAGTQNRQVGIAQENGNDTNGDGYNANKVTLTNTATGSINLTGDESTGIYAKRGLIFNDGQISVGKKSTGIYIVEDDRSPATAVAGARAINSSTGVITIGEDSTGMYYKVDPDN; encoded by the coding sequence ATGAATAATAATTTAAAGAGAATAGAGAAAGAGCTGAGAGCTTTTGCAAAGAAATGCAAAGATATAAAATATAATTCAGCATTGCTATTTTCGTTTCTAGTTACAGGATCATTATCTCTTTCAGCTAATGGGAAAGATGATGTAGAAACAGCAAAAAGAGGACTTCAGACATCAATAACAGACATGAAGAAGTTATTTAAGGAAGCAAAAGCTGAAAATGATAAGCTGATGAAAGATTCAAACCTTGAATTAGTGCAGTTAATGGAACAGGGAGACCATGTAGTAAAATCACCATGGAGCTCATGGCAGTTTGGGATAAATGGATTTTATAACAACTGGAGAGGAACTTATAAAGGTAGAGGAGATAAAGCTGACAAATATGCATATGAAGGGATTTTAACAAGGGATACAAATTTATTTAATAGATATGTACCTGTATCAAGTTCTAACTACAGTTTACTTTCTACAGGAAGTGATCCAAGGTCAGCTTCATCAAATTTAAGAAACGGAATTAAAAGCTATGGTCTTTCAAGTACTAGACTGACTGAGGAACCGCCTTTAGAAATATCAGTAAATGCAGGAATAAATCCTAAAAGTGTTAATAAGGTACCTCTAAATATTACTGCTAAAGTTGCAAATGCAGTTACATTACCTGAAACTGTAAGCTTTAGTCCAATTTTACCTGATATACCGGTTATAAACTCGCCAAATGTAGTTATAAAAGATGTAACATTATCACCATTATGGAATGCTGATGGCCCTGTACCGGATACACAGTACATATATAAAAGTGGAACTAATGTTATAAAAGCAGGTTCTACTTATAACCTTAAGACAGATTATCAAAATCCAGGATTTGGAACTTATAATAGAACAAAAACTTTCTCTGCTAATGAAGTTTTAAAAACCTCAGATGGTGAAGATTATACAGCAGCAAGTGGATATGCTGCAAGAGGTGGAATGAGAGACTACACTTATGGTGCAATTTTTGAATTCATAGGTGGAGATCATACAATAGAAGGATTAACATTAGAAGTAGATACAGTTAGAGATAGAAATGGAACTATAATAGAAGGGGTTAGAGCAATTTCGACTGATGGTAATAATAATTTAAAAGTTCGTAATAAGTCAAATATTAAATTATCAGCAGATAAAGTTGTTGGATTTGCAACAGACGAAGATCCAAATGGAGCAGGGAATTTACGTCAACTAATAAATGATACAGATGGATTAATATATTCTACTGGAAAACAAAATGTTAGCTTTATACTTGTAAAAGAGCAAGATAACCCAGCTGCAACACATGAGCATATAAATAATGGTAAAATCATTATGGACGGAGACGAATCTTATGCTTTTGCTTTTAGTAAAACAAATGGGGTTCACCCAAATGTATATATCACTCATAATATAAACAATGGTGAAATAGTTATGGCAGGGAAGGAAAACTATGGATTTGCACTTGGAGCAGGAAGAGTTTATAAAGTAGCAGATTCATATATTGACAATACTGCAGGTGGAACTATTTCAATGCTAGGTAATAAGTCTATGGCTATTATCGCCCAGAGTGATATGGATCATGCAAATAATGCTGGAACGATAAATATTGCCGGAAGTGAATCATATGGTATGTACACAGAAAGTGCAACTTCCATGACAAATACAGGAATTATTAATATAGCAGATTATACAAAGAATTTCACTAGTAGCAATGCTGGTGGAAAATGGCTGGATAATAAAGAATATTCTGCTACTAATGCTAAAAAATCAATAGGTATCGCTTCTGGTAAAGTGGGATCAACAATAACTAATGCCGGAGATATTAATATAAGTACAGGAGAAAACAACATAGGAGCTTATACAAATATAGGAAATGTTGTTAATAGTGGAAATATTAATATAACAGCTGGAGAAAATATAGGAATGTATGTTGCTGGAACAGGAACAGGAACTAACACTAATACTGGAAAAGTTACAGTAACTTCAGATGGTTCTATTGGAATGATGACTACGGGAACAGGAACATTGACTAATGCCGGAGAACTTACTGTTACTGGTGGAAATAATGCAGCAAATACAAGAGGAACTATCGGAATGAGTGCCGGAATTGGTTCAACGATTGATAGTTCAACTGGTAAGGCAACAATAGATGTAAAAGGGGATAAATCTACAGGAGTTTATTCTGATGGTACGTTGAAACTTGGAGAGTCTACTGTTAAAACAAGTGATAAAGCAGTAAATTATTTTGCAGGCAATAATGGAAAGATTGAAATAGTTGCAGGTAAAACTTCAACGGCTACAACAGGACAATCATCTTTATTATTCTATACAGAAGGAAATGGAAAAATTCTTGTTAATGGAACTATGAATGCTACAATAAAAGGTGGAACTACTCCAGCATTAAGAGGAACAGCATTCTATTATAAATCACCAGGAGCATCGTATGGAGTATTTGATAAAGATACAGTAAAAAATTATTTTGATACAAGTTTTGGAAATGGAGCAGGAACAAGTACTCTTAACAACTTGACATTGAATATGGAACAAGGTTCAAGATTATTTGTGGCTTCAAATGTAGCGATGAATTTATCTGATACAGATGCAACAGCATTAATGTCTCAGGTAACAACACAGAAACCTCTTATAACTGGTTCTAATGATTATAAGACATTTATGCTGTATTTAAGTAAATTAAATATAAATCAGGCAGTTAATTTAGACAATCCTAATGATGCATATAATCAGCTTGAAATTGCAAATTCAACTGTTGAAAATGCAAATAATATAGCAGGAACTCAAAATAGACAAGTTGGAATTGCACAGGAAAATGGAAATGACACAAATGGAGACGGATATAATGCCAATAAAGTGACGTTGACTAATACAGCAACTGGATCAATTAATTTAACGGGAGATGAATCAACAGGTATATATGCTAAAAGAGGATTGATTTTCAATGACGGGCAAATATCTGTAGGTAAAAAATCTACTGGAATATACATAGTTGAAGATGACCGTAGTCCTGCGACAGCAGTTGCCGGAGCAAGAGCTATAAATAGTTCGACAGGAGTAATCACAATAGGCGAAGATTCAACAGGAATGTACTATAAAGTTGATCCTGATAATG